A region of Ochrobactrum quorumnocens DNA encodes the following proteins:
- a CDS encoding PAS domain-containing hybrid sensor histidine kinase/response regulator, producing MQGWGIIGAAFLYLLMLFAVASIGDRRAARWSSAPRPYIYALSLAVYCTSWTFFGSVGLSAQRGLEFLGIYIGPILVFTLGNRLLRHIVRLAKSEHITSIADFLAARYGKSFGVASLATCIAAVGSIPYIALQLKAVSGSVGLVMEHYGSAFDPASFVFGDISLPVAAVLAVFAILFGTRHTDATEHQNGLILAVALESVIKLSAFLAVGFACTFFVFGSPGELIEKISQSPAALEAFHYETSIGTWIVHTTLSAAAIIMLPRQFHVTVVESRSEKELRTASWLFPLYLILINIFVFPIALIGVMTLGNTVSGDLYVLALPLSAGAHWLALIAFLGGLSAATAMVIVACVALAIMISNHLVLPLIIRRLAVRHPTEQRDLTMIILNTRRLTIIGILALAFVYYRMASNNIHLASIGLISFAAIAQFMPSFIGGLFWRNANGRGAMLGLSAGFLIWAYTLLLPTMAPEDAEILREGFLGFTALRPEALFGTDALPLTNGVMWSLAANTLFYILGSLSRASTPLERIQASIFLPRYFIGTPTLKRFRTTVTVAELKATMARYLGGERVERAFLRFEGREQRRLDPGMTVDTPLIRYAEQLLGTAVGSSSARLVLSLLLQRNDASARDARQLLDDASVALQQNRDLLQIALDQMDQGITVLDKDLRLTCWNRQFRAHFDLPDEVMQVGIPVSEIVEHLASSGDLAVNAQNSAIRSLATLRQPWRMTLKSTGKVLEINSNPMPDGGLVATYTDITAEVEADLMRQKAAEVLEQRVADRTAELTHVNQKLAKAQSAAEEANLGKTRFLAAAGHDILQPLNAARLYSTALTEKLGRAETSQLARNIDSSLESVEAILGMVLDISRLDTGALKPEVSVFRLDKLLSQIATDFTPMARKKGLKLRVVPSSIVVKTDRNMLRRLIQNLVSNAIKYSRKGGILFGVRRRGNFIELQVLDTGIGIPQPKLKLVFREFTRLDEGMREAEGLGLGLSIVDRIARVLSLPLTLSSTPGKGSVFSLRIPISAAPAPIEEVASRKGIKRASSLTGLDVLCIDNDANILAGMETLLLGWGCNVTTLRRGAELKVFCIEREVAPDVIVADYHLDNENGLDMIGFARESFKQEISAILLTADRSKEVRKRADDENVIVLHKPLRPAALRSLLSSALHQREGASSRPTAAE from the coding sequence ATGCAGGGCTGGGGTATTATAGGCGCGGCCTTTTTATATTTGTTGATGCTGTTTGCGGTTGCAAGCATCGGCGACAGGCGCGCCGCTCGCTGGAGCAGCGCTCCACGCCCCTATATTTATGCACTCAGCCTCGCGGTTTACTGCACATCGTGGACATTCTTCGGCTCCGTCGGCCTTTCGGCCCAACGAGGGCTTGAGTTTTTGGGCATCTATATCGGCCCGATTCTCGTCTTCACGCTTGGCAATCGCCTCTTGCGCCACATCGTGCGGTTGGCGAAGTCAGAACACATCACCTCCATCGCTGATTTTTTGGCCGCTCGCTATGGCAAGAGCTTTGGCGTGGCCTCTCTTGCTACCTGTATCGCAGCCGTCGGCTCCATTCCTTATATTGCGCTGCAACTCAAAGCCGTTTCTGGCAGCGTCGGGTTGGTGATGGAGCATTACGGCTCGGCTTTTGACCCAGCCTCTTTTGTTTTTGGCGATATTTCTTTGCCGGTGGCGGCTGTTCTGGCTGTCTTTGCCATTCTGTTCGGCACACGCCACACAGATGCGACCGAACATCAGAACGGCCTGATTCTGGCTGTTGCACTTGAATCGGTGATCAAGCTTTCCGCATTTCTTGCAGTTGGTTTTGCCTGCACGTTCTTTGTTTTCGGCTCACCGGGAGAATTGATCGAGAAGATTTCGCAATCTCCTGCGGCCCTTGAGGCCTTTCATTATGAAACCTCAATCGGTACGTGGATCGTGCACACAACGCTGAGTGCTGCCGCTATCATCATGCTGCCGCGCCAGTTTCATGTGACGGTTGTCGAAAGCCGCAGTGAAAAAGAATTGCGCACCGCCTCCTGGCTGTTTCCGCTTTATCTGATCCTGATCAATATTTTCGTTTTCCCGATTGCACTCATCGGCGTCATGACGCTTGGCAATACAGTCAGTGGTGATCTCTATGTGTTGGCACTGCCACTGTCAGCTGGTGCGCACTGGCTTGCGCTGATAGCCTTTCTCGGCGGGCTTTCGGCGGCGACAGCGATGGTCATCGTCGCTTGCGTGGCGCTGGCGATTATGATCTCCAATCACCTTGTGCTGCCGCTTATAATTCGCAGGCTCGCTGTTCGTCATCCGACGGAACAGCGTGATCTGACGATGATCATTCTCAATACGCGGCGACTGACGATTATCGGCATTCTGGCGTTGGCATTCGTCTATTACCGCATGGCGTCTAATAATATCCACCTCGCGTCCATCGGCCTTATATCTTTTGCAGCTATTGCACAGTTCATGCCCTCGTTCATCGGTGGGTTGTTCTGGCGCAACGCCAATGGACGTGGCGCAATGCTCGGCTTGTCGGCAGGGTTTCTCATCTGGGCCTATACGTTGCTTCTGCCAACCATGGCTCCAGAAGATGCGGAGATATTGCGCGAAGGCTTTCTTGGCTTTACCGCATTAAGACCTGAAGCCTTGTTTGGCACAGATGCTTTGCCTCTGACCAATGGCGTCATGTGGAGCCTTGCGGCTAACACCTTGTTCTACATTCTTGGGTCGCTTTCACGTGCTTCAACACCGCTTGAACGCATTCAGGCGAGCATTTTCCTGCCGCGCTATTTCATTGGTACACCGACCCTCAAGCGTTTTCGGACAACGGTTACGGTCGCAGAACTCAAAGCGACTATGGCTCGCTATCTGGGGGGCGAACGTGTTGAGCGTGCTTTCCTGCGTTTTGAAGGACGAGAGCAACGCAGGCTCGATCCCGGCATGACGGTGGACACGCCGTTGATCCGTTACGCCGAGCAATTGCTGGGAACGGCAGTTGGTTCCTCGTCGGCCCGCCTCGTCCTGTCTTTGCTACTTCAACGCAACGATGCTTCTGCGCGTGACGCAAGGCAATTGCTTGACGATGCTTCCGTCGCCCTGCAACAAAATCGTGACCTCCTGCAAATTGCGCTCGATCAGATGGATCAGGGCATAACGGTACTCGACAAGGATCTGCGGTTGACATGCTGGAACCGTCAGTTCCGTGCCCATTTTGATCTGCCGGATGAAGTGATGCAGGTTGGGATTCCGGTGTCCGAGATTGTCGAACATCTGGCCAGCAGCGGCGATCTTGCCGTCAATGCGCAAAACTCGGCCATACGATCCCTTGCAACTCTCAGACAGCCATGGCGGATGACTTTAAAATCGACCGGAAAGGTGCTGGAGATCAACTCCAACCCCATGCCGGATGGCGGACTTGTCGCGACCTATACAGACATTACTGCCGAAGTTGAGGCCGATCTGATGCGCCAGAAGGCGGCTGAGGTGCTTGAACAGCGCGTCGCTGACCGCACTGCCGAACTAACGCATGTGAACCAGAAGCTTGCAAAGGCACAATCCGCAGCCGAAGAAGCAAACCTTGGCAAGACACGGTTTCTGGCAGCAGCTGGCCACGACATTCTGCAGCCACTCAATGCAGCACGGCTTTACAGTACGGCGCTAACAGAAAAGCTTGGACGTGCGGAAACCAGCCAGCTCGCCCGCAACATCGATTCTTCACTTGAATCGGTTGAGGCCATTCTGGGAATGGTGCTCGATATATCGCGGCTCGATACGGGTGCGCTCAAGCCAGAAGTCTCGGTGTTCCGTCTCGATAAGCTTTTAAGCCAAATTGCGACGGACTTCACACCAATGGCTCGGAAAAAAGGCCTTAAACTGCGCGTTGTGCCTTCGAGCATTGTGGTGAAGACAGACCGCAACATGCTGCGACGCCTCATCCAGAATCTGGTTTCAAACGCAATCAAATATAGCCGCAAGGGTGGCATTCTGTTTGGTGTTCGCCGACGTGGCAATTTCATTGAGCTGCAAGTGCTTGATACCGGTATCGGTATCCCGCAGCCGAAGCTGAAACTGGTTTTCCGTGAGTTTACACGTCTTGATGAAGGCATGCGTGAGGCGGAAGGACTTGGGTTGGGCCTTTCCATCGTTGATCGTATTGCCCGTGTTCTGTCGCTGCCCTTGACGCTATCCTCAACGCCTGGAAAGGGCAGCGTTTTCTCGCTGCGCATTCCGATCAGCGCAGCACCTGCTCCCATCGAAGAGGTTGCAAGTCGTAAGGGCATAAAGCGCGCATCAAGCCTCACTGGCCTTGATGTGCTTTGTATCGACAATGACGCCAATATTCTGGCTGGGATGGAAACGCTTCTGCTTGGTTGGGGGTGCAATGTCACCACTTTGCGCAGAGGAGCTGAGTTGAAGGTATTTTGCATCGAGCGCGAAGTCGCCCCCGATGTTATCGTGGCAGATTATCATCTCGACAATGAAAACGGGCTGGACATGATCGGTTTTGCGCGGGAAAGCTTCAAACAAGAAATTTCGGCTATTCTGCTGACAGCCGACCGCTCCAAAGAAGTTCGCAAACGGGCTGACGACGAAAATGTCATTGTCTTGCACAAGCCATTGCGTCCGGCAGCTCTGCGTTCGCTACTATCGAGCGCGCTACATCAACGTGAAGGTGCTTCCAGCCGCCCAACAGCTGCAGAATGA
- a CDS encoding MATE family efflux transporter, whose product MLHEKSIVSRPFDVTHRMVMMIAVPMTLAAVTTPLLGLVDMGVVGQMGQAELIGGLAIGALVFDFLLTMFSFLRSGTTGLVAQAMGAEDKAEEQAIFWRAIIIAIVAGCLMILSLPLVLTVASDFIHPTPATQAAMVSYVSIRMLSAPVALINYSVLGLLLGRGQGVLGLSLQVLINGINIVLCIVLGLELGWGVEGVAWATVTGETVAAIVGLFLVMRHFHKQTGRHPDIKHILHKAGIVRMIALNRDIMIRSILLLTAFAFFTRAGSELGPVTLAANAVLMNFFLVCGFFLDGMAAAVEQIVGRSVGARHSPAFVRGAKLTFVWGLVMASAIALILMVFGDAIIGLLSKAEDVRDEAIKYLPWAALTGLTGLLAFHMDGVYIGATWSRDMRNMMFFSLIFFLVVLYAAKPMMGNHGLWLALNLFLSIRGVTLLTLLPRRYRSEFSRN is encoded by the coding sequence ATGCTGCACGAAAAGAGCATCGTTTCCAGACCATTTGATGTGACGCATCGCATGGTGATGATGATCGCCGTGCCGATGACGCTGGCGGCTGTCACCACGCCTTTGCTCGGCCTTGTTGACATGGGCGTGGTCGGTCAGATGGGGCAGGCCGAACTGATTGGCGGATTGGCAATTGGCGCGCTAGTTTTCGATTTTCTGCTGACGATGTTCAGCTTCCTGCGCTCGGGCACGACCGGCCTTGTGGCACAAGCCATGGGTGCGGAGGACAAGGCAGAAGAACAGGCGATCTTCTGGCGCGCAATCATCATTGCAATCGTTGCGGGTTGTCTGATGATCCTGAGCTTGCCGCTTGTTCTCACTGTCGCGTCCGATTTTATTCATCCAACGCCTGCAACACAGGCTGCGATGGTAAGCTATGTTTCCATCCGCATGTTGTCGGCACCTGTGGCGCTGATCAATTATTCAGTGCTCGGTTTGCTGCTTGGCCGCGGGCAGGGCGTGCTTGGCTTGAGCCTCCAGGTGCTTATCAACGGCATTAACATTGTGCTGTGCATCGTGCTCGGTCTGGAACTGGGCTGGGGTGTCGAAGGCGTTGCCTGGGCGACAGTGACTGGCGAAACGGTGGCCGCTATTGTCGGGCTGTTCCTTGTTATGCGCCATTTTCACAAGCAAACGGGTCGCCACCCAGATATCAAGCACATTCTGCACAAGGCTGGTATTGTGCGGATGATCGCGCTCAATCGAGACATCATGATCCGCTCGATCCTGCTTTTGACGGCATTTGCTTTCTTCACGCGCGCGGGCTCGGAGCTTGGGCCAGTGACGCTTGCAGCAAATGCGGTGTTGATGAACTTCTTCCTCGTCTGTGGCTTCTTCCTTGATGGAATGGCGGCGGCGGTTGAGCAGATCGTCGGGCGTTCGGTCGGCGCGCGTCACAGCCCGGCTTTTGTGCGTGGTGCCAAGCTGACCTTCGTCTGGGGACTGGTCATGGCCAGCGCGATTGCGCTCATCCTGATGGTGTTTGGTGATGCGATTATTGGTCTGCTGTCGAAGGCCGAAGACGTGCGTGATGAGGCGATCAAATATCTGCCGTGGGCAGCACTGACAGGCCTCACGGGTCTTCTCGCTTTTCACATGGACGGCGTCTATATCGGCGCAACATGGTCGCGTGATATGCGCAACATGATGTTCTTCTCGCTGATATTCTTTTTGGTGGTGCTTTATGCAGCAAAGCCCATGATGGGAAATCACGGGCTTTGGTTGGCACTCAATCTGTTTTTATCGATCCGCGGCGTAACGCTTCTGACGCTGCTGCCGCGCAGATATCGATCAGAATTTTCCCGGAATTAA
- a CDS encoding RidA family protein, producing the protein MTRIAIFPDGRQDLYEQNGYSAAIRSGDLLFVSGQVGSREDGSPEPEFKAQVERAFDNLRNVLAVAGCTFDNIVDVTTFHTDPQNQFTTIMDVKARMFAEKPYPNWTAVGVNWLAGFDFEIKVIARIPNA; encoded by the coding sequence ATGACCCGCATCGCTATATTTCCCGATGGTCGCCAGGACCTTTATGAACAAAACGGTTACTCGGCTGCCATTCGCTCCGGCGACCTTCTCTTTGTATCTGGGCAGGTTGGTAGCCGTGAAGACGGATCGCCCGAACCTGAATTCAAAGCACAGGTTGAACGCGCATTCGATAATCTGCGCAATGTATTGGCAGTGGCGGGCTGCACATTCGATAACATCGTGGACGTGACTACATTTCATACAGACCCGCAAAACCAGTTTACGACAATCATGGACGTGAAGGCGCGCATGTTTGCCGAGAAGCCGTATCCAAACTGGACCGCTGTGGGCGTCAACTGGCTTGCTGGTTTTGACTTCGAAATCAAGGTTATTGCGCGCATTCCGAACGCTTAA
- the pip gene encoding prolyl aminopeptidase produces the protein MTRNTLYPEIQPFKEEMLQVSSLHRIHVEQCGNPDGKPVVMIHGGPGGGITPAMRRLHDPEKYRIILFDQRGCGRSTPHAELRENTTWDLVADMEHIRAHLGIEKWQVFGGSWGSTLGLAYAETHPERVSEIILRGIFMVRRFEVDWMYSNGASIIFPDHFETYQEHIPEEERGDMIAAYYKRLTDRDPQVQLAAARLWARWEGSVLSVQPDPARVEAFGEDHHAIAFARIECHYFQNRGFLDSDDQLLRNVEHIRQIPGVIVHGRYDICTPFINAWQLKKMWPEADLKIVEDSGHAVTEPGITHELIEATKRFAA, from the coding sequence ATGACGCGCAATACGCTTTATCCGGAAATTCAGCCCTTCAAGGAAGAGATGCTGCAGGTTTCGTCATTGCACCGCATCCATGTCGAGCAGTGCGGCAATCCTGATGGTAAACCTGTTGTCATGATCCACGGTGGGCCGGGCGGCGGCATCACGCCCGCAATGCGACGCCTGCATGATCCAGAGAAATACCGTATCATTCTTTTCGATCAGCGCGGCTGCGGTCGCTCGACGCCACATGCAGAACTGCGCGAGAATACCACCTGGGACTTGGTGGCCGATATGGAGCATATTCGCGCGCATCTGGGCATAGAGAAGTGGCAGGTTTTCGGTGGTTCATGGGGTTCGACGCTGGGCCTTGCCTATGCTGAAACCCATCCAGAACGCGTGTCGGAAATCATTCTGCGCGGCATTTTCATGGTGCGCCGGTTTGAAGTTGACTGGATGTATTCCAATGGTGCGAGCATCATTTTCCCCGATCACTTCGAGACCTATCAAGAGCATATCCCTGAAGAAGAGCGCGGCGATATGATCGCAGCTTACTACAAGCGTCTGACCGACCGAGATCCGCAGGTGCAGCTTGCAGCCGCTCGCTTGTGGGCGCGGTGGGAAGGTTCGGTGCTTTCGGTGCAGCCCGATCCCGCTCGCGTTGAAGCCTTTGGCGAAGATCATCACGCCATCGCTTTTGCGCGTATCGAATGCCACTACTTCCAGAACCGTGGTTTCCTTGACAGCGACGATCAGCTTCTGCGGAATGTTGAACACATCCGGCAGATTCCGGGCGTAATTGTCCATGGCCGCTATGATATCTGCACGCCATTTATCAATGCATGGCAGCTCAAGAAGATGTGGCCGGAGGCTGATCTCAAAATCGTTGAAGACAGCGGTCATGCGGTGACCGAACCCGGTATTACGCATGAATTGATTGAAGCAACCAAGCGTTTTGCTGCTTAA
- a CDS encoding pyridoxal phosphate-dependent aminotransferase, with amino-acid sequence MTLIANLRREAAQSPESGIVAVANHGRGKEGLIPLWVGEGDLCTPDFIREAAQKGIADGETFYTWQAGIPDLREALARYHARHFAQSFKPENFYVTGSGMHAIEMALKATTGAGEEAIYLSPAWPNFVGAAGLAGAVPVPVELEFGANGWLLDPEKIASAITPRTRAMFINTPSNPTGWTADRETLRFILDLAREKGLWIIADEIYTHFYYGGGRAPSFMDIMEPDDRIIFVNSFSKNWAMTGWRVGWMTVHPSIGPVVENMIQYSNSGVAQFMQRGAVAALDHGDDFIAMQVERARSTRDHLCASLQSTGKVRLTPPQGAFYLFFGVDGVKDSVKAAIDMVDNANVGLAPGSAFGLGGEGFFRLCFCRDPQQVDEAAARLVRWINNL; translated from the coding sequence ATGACGCTTATCGCCAATCTCCGCCGTGAAGCAGCTCAATCACCTGAAAGCGGCATCGTTGCCGTAGCCAATCACGGTCGTGGCAAAGAGGGCCTGATTCCGTTGTGGGTCGGGGAGGGTGATCTGTGTACGCCTGATTTCATTCGGGAGGCGGCGCAGAAGGGAATTGCCGACGGCGAAACCTTCTACACATGGCAGGCTGGTATTCCTGATCTGCGTGAAGCACTTGCTCGCTACCATGCGCGCCATTTTGCGCAGTCCTTCAAACCAGAAAATTTCTATGTAACTGGTTCGGGCATGCACGCCATTGAAATGGCGCTGAAGGCAACAACGGGTGCTGGCGAAGAAGCGATTTATCTGTCTCCAGCCTGGCCGAATTTTGTCGGCGCAGCTGGACTTGCCGGCGCGGTTCCAGTGCCGGTGGAACTCGAGTTCGGAGCCAATGGCTGGCTGCTTGATCCTGAAAAGATTGCGAGCGCCATCACGCCACGCACGCGCGCAATGTTCATCAATACGCCATCCAACCCGACGGGTTGGACTGCGGATCGCGAAACGCTGCGCTTTATTCTCGATCTGGCGCGTGAGAAGGGCCTCTGGATCATAGCCGACGAGATTTACACTCACTTCTATTACGGTGGGGGGCGTGCTCCGTCTTTCATGGATATCATGGAACCCGACGACCGCATCATCTTCGTCAACTCGTTCTCAAAGAACTGGGCGATGACTGGCTGGCGCGTGGGCTGGATGACCGTGCATCCTTCGATTGGCCCCGTCGTTGAAAACATGATCCAGTATTCCAATTCGGGTGTCGCGCAGTTCATGCAGCGTGGTGCGGTTGCAGCACTCGATCATGGCGATGATTTCATTGCCATGCAGGTGGAACGCGCGCGCTCAACGCGAGATCACCTGTGTGCTAGTTTGCAAAGCACAGGAAAAGTACGTCTGACACCGCCGCAGGGCGCATTTTATCTGTTCTTCGGTGTGGATGGTGTGAAGGATTCGGTCAAAGCTGCAATCGACATGGTCGACAATGCTAATGTGGGCCTCGCACCGGGTAGTGCATTCGGGCTTGGCGGCGAGGGCTTCTTCCGCCTCTGCTTCTGCCGTGATCCGCAGCAGGTGGATGAGGCCGCGGCAAGGCTGGTTCGCTGGATCAACAATCTCTGA
- a CDS encoding DUF952 domain-containing protein: protein MTKTTIYKIAPRDLWAQAEEAGIFTGAPVDIADGYIHFSTYTQVRETAAKHFAGQTDLLLVSVDADFLTSSLGDALKYEASRGGALFPHLYAALPMSAVTKVEPLPLDKDGLHIFPELEDK, encoded by the coding sequence ATGACCAAAACGACCATCTACAAGATCGCCCCGCGCGATCTCTGGGCGCAGGCAGAAGAAGCTGGCATTTTTACCGGGGCACCGGTTGATATTGCTGATGGCTATATCCATTTCTCTACCTATACACAGGTGCGGGAAACAGCCGCCAAACACTTTGCCGGGCAAACGGATCTGCTGCTTGTGAGCGTGGATGCGGATTTTCTTACAAGCAGTTTGGGCGATGCGCTGAAATATGAAGCCTCGCGTGGCGGAGCACTCTTTCCGCATCTTTATGCAGCGCTGCCAATGTCGGCAGTCACAAAAGTCGAGCCCTTGCCGCTCGACAAAGATGGTCTCCATATCTTTCCGGAGCTTGAGGATAAATGA
- the mscL gene encoding large conductance mechanosensitive channel protein MscL has product MLKEFREFALKGNMVDLAIGVIIGGAFGGLVNSIVNDIIMPIIGLLTGGIDFSNMYIQLAGDPKGTLAAAREAGATIAYGNFVTLLINFLIIAWVLFLVVKGMNRLKKKEEAKPEAAAELPRDEVLLAEIRDLLAKQSKA; this is encoded by the coding sequence ATGTTGAAAGAATTCAGAGAATTTGCTCTCAAGGGCAACATGGTCGATCTGGCCATCGGTGTTATCATTGGCGGGGCGTTCGGTGGCCTCGTCAATTCTATCGTCAATGACATCATCATGCCGATCATCGGTTTGCTGACGGGCGGTATCGATTTCTCCAACATGTATATCCAGCTTGCTGGCGATCCGAAGGGAACGCTTGCTGCAGCCCGTGAAGCCGGTGCGACCATCGCTTACGGCAACTTTGTCACGCTGCTTATCAACTTCCTTATCATTGCATGGGTTTTGTTCCTCGTCGTCAAAGGCATGAACAGGCTCAAGAAAAAGGAAGAAGCCAAGCCGGAAGCCGCTGCAGAACTGCCACGCGACGAAGTGTTGCTGGCTGAAATCCGCGATCTTCTCGCAAAGCAGAGCAAAGCCTGA
- a CDS encoding response regulator transcription factor, with protein MQFIIADDHPLFRGALRQVLSSLPEEAEILEVGDFDAAKKLVVERDDIDLLLLDLTMPGGTGLSGLVTLKALQPALPIIIVSATDDTATIRHAVELGASGFISKSASMETIGEAVHAVIAGDIWTPSDIDLDQAHDPEIEALINKIRTLTPQQTRVLTMLAEGLLNKQIAYELNVSEATVKAHVSAVLQKLGVDSRTQAVILLSRIGNDALTSEAS; from the coding sequence ATGCAATTCATCATCGCTGACGACCATCCGCTTTTCAGAGGTGCGTTGCGACAGGTTCTGTCGAGCCTTCCTGAAGAAGCAGAAATCCTCGAAGTCGGCGATTTCGATGCAGCGAAAAAGCTGGTCGTAGAACGCGACGATATCGATTTGCTTTTGCTTGATTTGACCATGCCCGGCGGGACTGGCCTTTCTGGCCTGGTCACGTTGAAAGCACTTCAGCCTGCATTACCGATCATTATCGTCTCGGCCACTGATGACACTGCAACCATCAGGCACGCCGTCGAGCTTGGTGCATCTGGCTTCATCTCGAAATCCGCAAGCATGGAAACTATCGGCGAAGCAGTACACGCAGTTATTGCAGGCGATATCTGGACACCATCCGATATCGACCTCGATCAGGCGCACGACCCTGAAATCGAAGCGCTCATCAACAAGATAAGAACACTTACCCCCCAGCAGACACGCGTACTGACCATGCTTGCCGAAGGCCTGCTCAACAAGCAGATCGCCTACGAACTGAATGTATCAGAAGCGACGGTCAAAGCACATGTCTCTGCTGTTCTGCAAAAACTCGGCGTTGATAGTCGCACACAGGCGGTCATTCTTTTATCGCGGATTGGCAACGACGCACTGACTTCAGAAGCCAGCTGA
- a CDS encoding quinone-dependent dihydroorotate dehydrogenase: protein MSGLFELIGRRALFSLDAEQAHGLSIAGLKTGIVTCNRSNDPALSVKIAGLQFPNPLGMAAGYDKNAEVPDALLKIGFGFTEVGTITPRPQSGNPRPRIFRLPDDHAVINRLGFNNEGHDAAFKQLSQRAGKSGIVGVNIGANKDAEDRIGDYVAGIRKFYQLARYFTVNVSSPNTPGLRNLQSREALRELLSRVLAARDEEGKMCTLKRPVFLKIAPDLSNEELDDIAAEATAQKLDGIIVSNTTLSRHGLKSAENHEETGGLSGAPLFERSTVILARMRERVGADMPLIGVGGIDSAETALAKIKAGADLIQLYTGMIYRGPGLASEILRGLSEAVKNEGAANIAELRDRDTKQWAARRLPD, encoded by the coding sequence ATGAGCGGGCTTTTTGAACTTATCGGGCGACGTGCATTGTTCTCGCTCGATGCCGAGCAGGCGCATGGTTTGTCCATTGCCGGTCTTAAAACCGGCATCGTTACATGCAACCGCTCCAATGACCCTGCGCTTTCGGTTAAGATTGCAGGACTGCAATTCCCGAACCCGCTGGGCATGGCCGCAGGCTATGACAAGAATGCCGAAGTGCCGGATGCGCTTTTGAAAATCGGTTTCGGCTTCACAGAAGTCGGCACGATCACCCCGCGTCCGCAAAGCGGTAATCCACGCCCGCGTATTTTCCGCCTGCCAGATGATCACGCCGTCATCAACCGGCTTGGCTTCAACAATGAAGGCCACGATGCAGCTTTCAAGCAATTGTCGCAACGTGCAGGCAAAAGCGGCATTGTCGGCGTCAATATCGGTGCCAACAAGGATGCTGAAGATCGTATCGGCGATTATGTGGCTGGTATCCGTAAGTTCTATCAGCTTGCGCGCTATTTTACCGTCAATGTTTCTTCGCCCAACACGCCCGGCCTGCGCAACCTTCAGTCGCGAGAGGCATTGCGCGAACTGCTATCGCGCGTGCTTGCAGCGCGCGACGAAGAAGGCAAGATGTGCACGCTGAAGCGGCCTGTCTTTCTCAAGATCGCACCCGATCTCAGCAATGAAGAACTGGACGATATCGCGGCCGAAGCTACAGCACAGAAGCTCGACGGCATTATCGTTTCCAACACCACGCTTTCACGCCATGGCCTGAAAAGTGCCGAGAACCATGAAGAAACCGGTGGTCTTTCTGGCGCACCACTTTTCGAGCGTTCAACAGTCATTCTGGCCCGTATGCGCGAACGCGTCGGCGCTGACATGCCGCTGATCGGCGTAGGTGGTATCGATAGTGCCGAAACAGCGCTCGCCAAAATCAAGGCTGGTGCCGATCTCATCCAGCTTTACACCGGCATGATCTATCGCGGTCCGGGCCTCGCGTCAGAAATCCTGCGCGGCCTCTCAGAGGCTGTGAAAAACGAAGGTGCTGCCAATATCGCCGAACTGCGTGACCGCGATACCAAGCAATGGGCCGCGCGTCGCCTTCCGGATTAA
- a CDS encoding TetR/AcrR family transcriptional regulator: MAPRSRAETMMENRQLLLVAARKAFAEKGFAAASMDDLTAEAGLTRGALYHNFGDKKGLLAAVVAQIDGEMAARAKEAASVKADPWDALITEAKTYIEMALEPEVQRIVLLDGPAFLGDPSQWPSQNACLDVTRKTVEVLIAEGVLKSVDVDAAARLLSGAALNAALWVAASDNPASALKKAVDVFQHLASGLLVDKRI; encoded by the coding sequence ATGGCCCCGAGGTCTCGTGCTGAAACCATGATGGAAAACCGCCAATTGCTGCTGGTTGCAGCGAGGAAAGCCTTCGCCGAAAAAGGCTTTGCAGCCGCATCCATGGACGATCTAACCGCTGAAGCGGGGCTGACACGCGGCGCGCTCTATCATAATTTTGGTGACAAGAAGGGCTTGCTGGCCGCCGTCGTTGCACAGATTGATGGTGAAATGGCTGCACGTGCCAAGGAAGCAGCGTCCGTTAAAGCTGACCCTTGGGATGCGCTGATAACGGAGGCTAAGACCTATATCGAGATGGCATTGGAACCAGAAGTGCAGCGGATCGTCCTCTTAGATGGCCCGGCTTTTCTGGGAGACCCTTCGCAATGGCCCAGCCAGAATGCCTGCCTCGACGTCACGCGCAAAACGGTTGAAGTTCTGATCGCAGAAGGTGTTTTGAAGTCCGTCGATGTGGACGCTGCGGCGCGCCTGTTAAGCGGAGCAGCACTGAATGCAGCGCTTTGGGTTGCCGCAAGCGACAATCCAGCGTCAGCGCTGAAAAAGGCTGTAGATGTGTTTCAGCATCTGGCTTCCGGACTCTTGGTCGACAAAAGAATTTAA